A stretch of Choristoneura fumiferana chromosome 29, NRCan_CFum_1, whole genome shotgun sequence DNA encodes these proteins:
- the LOC141444143 gene encoding uncharacterized protein — MKPGVCFALLCALNFLEAKKYKVKLISVGKCPLPAETLDASEPVLYEAAARRLDRRTSVIRANFTVRRAVGPVLMNFRIYQLSPRRALSFELARLDCRSPLTYQLVRVLHLTLDNDCYAQPGSYVTDNINLQDFAWILSKVMVTPGKYEYNLEFGTSKGIALCTTIMCDILETK; from the exons atGAAGCCCGGAGTGTGCTTCGCTTTATTGTGCGCTCTGAACTTTTTGGAGGCg aaaaaatacaaagtgaagCTAATATCGGTGGGCAAGTGTCCTCTGCCAGCGGAGACGTTGGACGCGAGCGAGCCCGTGCTGTAcgaggcggcggcgcggcggctcgACCGCCGCACCAGCGTCATCCGGGCCAACTTCACGGTGCGCCGCGCCGTCGGGCCCGTGCTG ATGAACTTCCGCATCTACCAGCTGTCCCCGCGGCGCGCGCTGTCGTTCGAGCTGGCGCGCCTGGACTGCCGCAGCCCGCTCACCTACCAGCTCGTGCGCGTCCTGCACCTCACCCTCGACAACGACTGCTACGCGCAGCCC GGTTCCTACGTGACTGACAACATCAACCTTCAGGACTTCGCGTGGATCCTCAGCAAGGTGATGGTGACGCCAGGCAA ATACGAGTACAACCTGGAGTTCGGCACCAGCAAGGGCATCGCGCTCTGCACGACCATCATGTGCGACATCCTCGAAACGAAATGA